In one Dama dama isolate Ldn47 chromosome 5, ASM3311817v1, whole genome shotgun sequence genomic region, the following are encoded:
- the LOC133055988 gene encoding myosin-3, which produces MSSDTEMEVFGIAAPFLRKSEKERIEAQNQPFDAKTYCFVVDSKEEYAKGRIKSTQDGKVTVETEDNRTLVVKPEDVYAMNPPKFDRIEDMAMLTHLNEPAVLYNLKDRYTSWMIYTYSGLFCVTVNPYKWLPVYNPEVVEGYRGKKRQEAPPHIFSISDNAYQFMLTDRENQSILITGESGAGKTVNTKRVIQYFATIAATGDLAKKKDSKMRGTLEDQIISANPLLEAFGNAKTVRNDNSSRFGKFIRIHFGTTGKLASADIETYLLEKSRVTFQLKAERSYHIFYQILSNKKPELIELLLITTNPYDYPFISQGEILVASIDDAEELLATDSAIDILGFTPEEKSGLYKLTGAVMHYGNMKFKQKQREEQAEPDGTEVADKTAYLMGLNSSDLLKALCFPRVKVGNEYVTKGQTVDQVHHAVNALSKSVYEKLFLWMVTRINQQLDTKLPRQHFIGVLDIAGFEIFEYNSLEQLCINFTNEKLQQFFNHHMFVLEQEEYKKEGIEWTFIDFGMDLAACIELIEKPMGIFSILEEECMFPKATDTSFKNKLYDQHLGKSANFQKPKVVKGRAEAHFSLIHYAGTVDYSVSGWLEKNKDPLNETVVGLYQKSSNRLLAHLYATFTTADADSGKKKVAKKKGSSFQTVSALFRENLNKLMSNLRTTHPHFVRCIIPNETKTPGAMEHSLVLHQLRCNGVLEGIRICRKGFPNRILYGDFKQRYRVLNASAIPEGQFIDSKKACEKLLASIDIDHTQYKFGHTKVFFKAGLLGTLEEMRDDRLAKLITRTQAVCRGFLMRVEFQKMVQRRESIFCIQYNIRAFMNVKHWPWMKLFFKIKPLLKSAETEKEMATMKEEFQKTKDELAKSEAKRKELEEKLVTLVQEKNDLQLQVQAESENLLDAEERCDQLIKAKFQLEAKIKEVTERAEDEEEMNAELTAKKRKLEDECSELKKDIDDLELTLAKVEKEKHATENKVKNLTEELAGLDETIAKLTREKKALQEAHQQTLDDLQAEEDKVNSLSKIKSKLEQQVDDLESSLEQEKKLRVDLERNKRKLEGDLKLAQESILDLENDKQQLDERLKKKDFEYCQLQSKVEDEQSLGLQFQKKIKELQARIEELEEEIEAERATRAKTEKQRSDYARELEELSERLEEAGGVTSTQIELNKKREAEFLKLRRDLEEATLQHEAMVAALRKKHADSVAELGEQIDNLQRVKQKLEKEKSEFKLELDDLGSNVESVSKSKANLEKICRTLEDQLSEARGKNEEIQRSLSELSTQKSRLQTEAGELSRQLEEKESTVSQLSRSKQAFTQQIEELKRQLEEESKAKNALAHALQSSRHDCDLLREQYEEEQESKAELQRALSKANSEVAQWRTKYETDAIQRTEELEEAKKKLAQRLQDSEEQVEAVNAKCASLEKTKQRLQAEVEDLMVDVDRANSLAAALDKKQRNFDKVLAEWKTKCEESQAELEASLKESRSLSTELFKLKNAYEEALDQLETVKRENKNLEQEIADLTEQIAESGKTIHELEKSRKQIELEKADIQLALEEAEAALEHEEAKILRIQLELTQVKSEIDRKMAEKDEEIEQLKRNYQRTVETMQSALDAEVRSRNEAIRIKKKMEGDLNEIEIQLSHANRQAAETLRHLRSVQGQLKDTQLHLDDALRGQEDLKEQLAIVERRANLLQAEVEELRATLEQTERSRKIAEQELLDANERVQLLHTQNTSLIHTKKKLETDLTQLQSEVEDASRDARNAEEKAKKAITDAAMMAEELKKEQDTSAHLERMKKNLEQTVKDLQHRLDEAEQLALKGGKKQIQKLETRIRELEAELEGEQKKNTESVKGLRKYERRVKELTYQSEEDRKNVLRLQDLVDKLQVKVKSYKRQAEEADEQANAHLTKFRKAQHELEEAEERADIAESQVNKLRAKTRDFSSSRMVVHESEE; this is translated from the exons ATGAGTAGCGACACCGAAATGGAAGTGTTCGGCATCGCCGCTCCCTTCCTCCGGAAGTCAGAAAAGGAGAGGATCGAGGCTCAGAACCAGCCCTTTGATGCCAAGACCTACTGCTTCGTGGTTGACTCTAAGGAAGAGTATGCCAAGGGGAGAATTAAGAGCACCCAGGACGGGAAGGTCACGGTGGAAACTGAAGACAACAGG ACGCTGGTGGTGAAGCCAGAGGACGTGTACGCGATGAACCCCCCCAAGTTCGACCGGATCGAGGATATGGCCATGCTGACGCACCTGAACGAGCCGGCCGTGCTGTACAACCTCAAGGACCGCTACACCTCCTGGATGATCTAC ACCTACTCGGGCCTCTTCTGCGTCACCGTCAACCCCTACAAGTGGCTGCCGGTGTACAACCCTGAGGTGGTGGAGGGCTACCGGGGCAAGAAGCGCCAGGAGGCCCCGCCCCACATCTTCTCCATCTCTGACAACGCCTATCAGTTCATGCTCACAG ATCGTGAAAACCAGTCTATTCTGATCAC TGGAGAATCCGGGGCAGGAAAGACTGTGAACACCAAGAGGGTCATCCAGTACTTTGCAACAATTGCAGCCACTGGGGACCTCGCCAAGAAGAAGGACTCCAAGatgagg gggacgcTGGAAGACCAGATCATCAGCGCCAACCCGCTGCTGGAGGCCTTCGGGAATGCCAAGACCGTGAGGAACGACAACTCGTCCCGCTTt GGCAAGTTCATCCGCATCCATTTTGGTACCACGGGGAAGCTGGCCTCTGCAGATATTGAAACAT ATCTGCTGGAAAAATCAAGAGTGACCTTCCAGCTGAAGGCTGAGAGAAGCTACCACATCTTCTACCAGATTCTTTCCAATAAGAAGCCCGAGCTCATAG AGCTGCTGCTCATCACAACCAACCCTTACGACTATCCCTTCATCAGCCAAGGTGAGATCCTGGTGGCCAGCATTGATGACGCCGAGGAGCTGCTGGCCACGGAT AGCGCCATTGACATCCTGGGCTTCACCCCTGAGGAGAAGTCTGGGCTGTACAAGCTGACAGGCGCTGTGATGCACTACGGGAACATGAAGTTCAAACAGAAGCAGCGGGAGGAGCAGGCAGAGCCGGATGGCACGGAAG TGGCTGACAAGACAGCCTATCTGATGGGCCTGAACTCTTCAGACCTCCTGAAAGCTTTATGCTTCCCCAGAGTCAAAGTTGGGAATGAGTATGTTACCAAGGGCCAGACCGTAGATCAG GTGCACCACGCCGTGAATGCCCTCTCCAAATCCGTCTATGAGAAGTTGTTCCTGTGGATGGTCACCCGCATCAACCAGCAGCTGGACACCAAGCTGCCGAGGCAGCACTTCATTGGTGTCCTGGACATCGCAGGCTTTGAGATCTTCGAG TATAACAGCCTGGAGCAGCTGTGCATCAACTTCACCAATGAGAAACTGCAACAGTTTTTCAACCACCACATGTTTGTGCTGGAGCAGGAGGAATACAAAAAAGAAGGCATCGAGTGGACGTTCATCGACTTTGGGATGGACCTGGCTGCCTGCATCGAGCTCATCGAGAAG CCTATGGGCATCTTCTCCATCCTGGAAGAGGAGTGCATGTTCCCCAAGGCCACGGACACCTCCTTCAAGAATAAGCTGTATGACCAGCACCTGGGCAAGTCTGCCAACTTCCAGAAGCCCAAGGTGGTCAAGGGCAGAGCCGAGGCCCACTTCTCCCTGATCCACTACGCGGGCACCGTGGACTACAGTGTCTCGGGCTGGCTGGAGAAGAACAAGGACCCTCTGAACGAGACGGTGGTTGGACTGTACCAGAAGTCCTCCAACAGGCTCCTGGCGCACCTCTATGCCACCTTCACCACTGCAGACG CTGACAGCGGAAAGAAGAAAGTTGCCAAGAAAAAGGGTTCTTCCTTCCAAACTGTCTCTGCCCTTTTCAGG GAAAACCTGAACAAGTTGATGTCAAATTTAAGAACAACGCACCCTCACTTTGTGCGCTGTATAATTCCCAACGAGACCAAAACCCCAG GCGCCATGGAGCACAGCCTGGTTCTGCACCAGCTGCGCTGTAACGGGGTGCTGGAGGGCATCCGCATCTGCAGGAAGGGCTTCCCCAACAGGATCCTCTACGGGGACTTCAAACAGAG ATACCGAGTGCTGAATGCCAGTGCCATCCCCGAGGGGCAGTTCATCGACAGTAAGAAGGCGTGTGAAAAGCTGCTGGCATCCATTGACATCGACCACACTCAGTACAAGTTTGGACACACCAAG GTGTTCTTCAAGGCCGGCTTGCTGGGAACCCTGGAGGAAATGCGGGATGACCGCCTGGCCAAGCTGATCACCCGGACGCAGGCCGTGTGCAGAGGGTTCCTCATGCGCGTGGAATTCCAGAAGATGGTGCAGAGAAG GGAGTCCATCTTCTGTATCCAGTACAACATCCGAGCCTTCATGAACGTCAAGCACTGGCCCTGGATGAAACTCTTTTTCAAAATCAAGCCCCTTCTCAAGAGTGCAGAGACGGAGAAGGAGATGGCCACCATGaaggaagagttccagaaaaccaagGATGAACTGGCCAAGTCAGAGGCAAAAAGGAAGGAACTAGAGGAAAAACTGGTGACTCTAGTACAAGAGAAGAATGACCTGCAGCTGCAAGTACAAGCT gaaagtgaaaactTGTTGGATGCAGAGGAAAGATGTGATCAGCTGATCAAGGCCAAGTTCCAGCTGGAGGCTAAGATCAAGGAGGTGACAGAGAGAGCTGAGGATGAGGAAGAGATGAATGCTGAGCTGACGGCCAAGAAGAGGAAACTGGAGGACGAATGTTCGGAACTGAAGAAAGACATAGATGACCTTGAGCTGACACTGGCCAAGGTTGAGAAGGAGAAACACGCCACAGAGAATAAG GTTAAAAACCTCACTGAAGAACTCGCCGGGTTGGATGAAACCATTGCAAAGTTAACCAGAGAGAAGAAGGCGCTCCAGGAGGCCCACCAGCAGACCCTGGATGACCTGCAAGCAGAAGAGGACAAAGTCAATTCTTTAAGCAAAATCAAGAGCAAACTGGAACAGCAGGTGGATGAT CTGGAAAGCTCCCTGGAACAAGAAAAGAAGCTCCGTGTAGACCTGGAAAGGAACAAAAGGAAGCTGGAGGGAGACCTGAAGCTCGCCCAGGAGTCCATCCTGGATCTGGAGAACGACAAGCAGCAGCTGGATGAGCGGCTCAAGAA GAAAGATTTTGAGTACTGTCAACTGCAAAGCAAAGTGGAAGATGAGCAGAGTCTGGGCCTGCAGTTTCAGAAGAAAATCAAAGAGCTTCAG GCCCGGATCGAGGAGCTGGAAGAAGAGATCGAGGCCGAGAGGGCAACCCGCGCCAAGACGGAGAAGCAGCGCAGCGACTATGCCCGGGAGCTGGAGGAGCTGAGCGAGCGGCTGGAGGAGGCGGGGGGCGTCACGTCCACCCAGATTGAGCTGAACAAGAAGCGGGAGGCCGAGTTCCTGAAGCTGCGCCGGGACCTGGAGGAGGCCACGCTGCAGCACGAGGCCATGGTGGCCGCTCTTCGCAAGAAGCACGCGGACAGTGTGGCCGAGCTGGGGGAGCAGATTGACAACCTGCAGAGGGTCAAGCAGAagctggagaaggagaagagCGAGTTCAAGCTGGAGCTCGACGACCTGGGCAGCAACGTGGAGAGCGTGTCCAAGTCTAAG GCGAATCTGGAGAAGATCTGCCGCACCCTGGAGGACCAGTTAAGCGAGGCCCGGGGCAAGAACGAGGAGATTCAGAGGAGCCTGAGCGAGCTGAGCACCCAGAAGTCCCGGCTGCAGACGGAGGCTG GTGAGCTGAGTCGTCagttggaggagaaggagagcaCAGTATCGCAACTTTCCAGAAGCAAGCAAGCATTTACCCAGCAAATAGAAGAGCTCAAGAGGCAGTTAGAGGAAGAGAGCAAG GCCAAGAACGCCCTGGCCCACGCCCTGCAGTCCTCCCGCCACGACTGTGACCTGCTGCGGGAACAGTacgaggaggagcaggaatccaAGGCCGAGCTGCAGAGGGCGCTGTCCAAGGCCAACAGCGAGGTGGCCCAGTGGAGGACCAAGTACGAGACCGATGCCATCCAGCGCacggaggagctggaggaggccaA GAAAAAGCTGGCTCAGCGCCTCCAGGATTCCGAGGAGCAGGTGGAGGCGGTGAACGCGAAGTGCGCGTCCTTGGAGAAGACCAAGCAGAGGCTGCAAGCGGAGGTGGAGGACCTGATGGTCGACGTGGACAGAGCCAACTCCCTGGCTGCCGCCCTGGACAAGAAGCAGAGGAACTTCGACAAG GTGCTCGCTGAGTGGAAAACCAAGTGTGAGGAGAGCCAGGCGGAGCTGGAGGCATCTCTGAAGGAGTCCCGCTCCTTGAGCACCGAGCTCTTCAAACTGAAAAACGCCTACGAAGAAGCCTTAGATCAACTTGAAACTGTGAAACGAGAAAATAAGAATTTAGAGC AGGAGATAGCAGATCTCACGGAGCAAATCGCTGAAAGTGGTAAAACCATCCATgaactggagaaatcaaggaaacagaTCGAGCTGGAAAAGGCTGATATCCAGCTGGCTCTGGAGGAAGCAGAG GCTGCCCTTGAGCACGAAGAGGCCAAGATCCTCCGAATCCAGCTGGAACTGACACAAGTGAAATCAGAAATCGATAGAAAGATGgccgaaaaagatgaagagatcgAGCAGCTGAAGAGGAACTACCAGAGGACCGTAGAGACGATGCAGAGCGCCCTGGATGCCGAGGTGCGGAGCCGGAATGAGGCCATCAGGATCAAGAAGAAGATGGAGGGGGACCTGAACGAAATCGAGATCCAGCTGAGCCATGCCAACCGCCAGGCCGCAGAGACCCTCAGACACCTCCGGAGTGTCCAGGGGCAGCTGAAG GATACCCAGCTCCACCTGGATGACGCTCTGCGGGGCCAGGAGGACCTGAAGGAGCAGCTGGCGATCGTGGAGCGCAGAGCCAACCTGCTGCAGGCCGAGGTGGAGGAGCTGCGGGCCACGCTGGAGCAGACGGAGAGGAGCAGGAAGATCGCAGAGCAGGAGCTCCTGGATGCCAACGAGAGGGTGCAGCTCCTGCACACCCAG AACACCAGCCTCATCCACACCAAGAAGAAGCTGGAGACGGACCTCACGCAGCTCCAGAGCGAGGTTGAGGATGCCAGCAGGGACGCGAGGAACGCTGAAGAGAAAGCGAAGAAGGCCATCACCGAC GCGGCCATGATGGCTGAGGAGCTGAAGAAGGAGCAGGACACCAGCGCCCACCTGGAGCGGATGAAGAAGAACCTGGAGCAGACGGTGAAGGACCTGCAGCACCGCCTGGACGAGGCTGAGCAGCTGGCCCTGAAGGGCGGGAAGAAGCAGATCCAGAAGCTGGAGACACGG ATCCGAGAGCTGGAGGCCGAGCTTGAGGGGGAGCAGAAGAAGAACACCGAGTCTGTTAAGGGCCTGAGGAAGTACGAGCGGCGGGTCAAGGAGTTAACTTACCAG AGTGAAGAGGACAGGAAGAATGTGCTGAGATTACAGGATCTGGTGGACAAACTTCAAGTGAAGGTCAAGTCCTACAAGAGGCAGGCGGAGGAGGCT GATGAACAAGCCAACGCTCATCTCACCAAGTTCCGAAAAGCTCAGCATGAACTGGAGGAAGCTGAAGAACGGGCCGATATTGCCGAATCTCAAGTCAATAAGCTGCGCGCGAAGACCCGAGACTTCTCCTCCAGCCGG ATGGTGGTCCACGAGAGTGAAGAGTGA